A segment of the Asinibacterium sp. OR53 genome:
TGCCGCAAATTTTTTACTCCTGATAATACTCCTGAACTCCTTCCAGCTGTAATCGATTTCCTGGCGTATCTTTTTCAATTGATCAGCTTCTACCATGTACCGGCCACCGCCCGAAAAACTATTGCCTCCCGGTTCGATATGGAAATAATAACCGGCGAGCATGGATTTCTTACCGCCTTCAATGATGCTGGATGCAAAGTTGGTTTTATAAGGGTCTTTGTTCTTGCTGAAGCGGATGTCGCGGTTGATGCGAAACAGGCAGTCCTTACCTGCAAGACCTGCAATAGCCGGCTCCTTTTTGCCAAAGCCCTTGATCACCTGGTTGGTAAGCTCAGTGAAATCTGCTTTCGCAGCATCATAAGCTTTCCGGTTTTTATCGAACCATTCTTTGTTGTTATTCTTTTTCAGGTTCTTCAGGAATTGAAGGGTTGCAGGTTGTAACATGATTTAGCCGGTTTGAATAAGGTTCAGGAATTCATCTTCAGATATGATCTTAACGGTATTGATCTTTTTGGCTTTCTCCAGTTTGCTGCCGGCGTCTTCACCTACTACCAGGTAGTTCAGCTTGCTGCTTACGCCACTTACAATTTTGCCTCCGTTGGCTTCTACCATGGCTTCGGCATCGTTGCGTTTCAATTTAGACAAAGTGCCCGTGAACAAAAAAGTCTGTCCCTGCAAATTATCGTTGCCATTGTTTTCTTTCTTTTCATTCTTCAGTTGCAGTCCGTATTGTTCCAATGCCTGCAGCATGTGCAGGTTTTGTTCATTACGGAAGAACTGGTAGATGCTGCGTGCTACTTTAACGCCGATATCTTCTAATTGTTGAAGTTCTTCTTCGCTCTTGTCTTTCAGATCCAACAAATGTGTTACTGCATTGGCCAATGTTTTGGCTGTAGTTTCTCCTACAAAACGGATGCCCAGTCCGTATACCAACCTGTTGAGTGGTTGTTGCTTCGATGCATCAATAGCAGTGCGCAGGTTGTCGAGGCTTTTCTTTCCAAACCCTTCCAGCGTACCGATCTTTTCAAAGTCAAGCGTGTAGATACCTGGAATATCTTTGAGCAACCCCAGCTCATAGAACTTGCGCACATTGGCTTCACCAAAACTCTTGATGTCCATGGCATCCTTGCTAACAAAATGGATCATCTTTTCTACTACCTGTGCTTCGCATTCGATATTGATGCAGCGCCATACGGCTTCACCTTCTTCTTTGAATAATTCGCTTTTACAAACGGGGCAATGTTTGGGAAAATGAATGTTTTTTTCTTTTCCGTTGCGCAGTTCGGGCAATGATTTCACGATCTGGGGAATAACATCACCTGCCCTTTCAATCAATACCGTGTCACCAATTTTGAGGTCTTTTTCTTTGATGTAGTCTTCATTGTGTATAGAGATGCTCGATACGGTTACGCCTGCCAGGTATACGGGTTCCAGCTTGGCTACCGGGGTTACAGCGCCTGTTCTTCCTACCTGGAACTCCACTGCTTTCAATTGCGTAGTGGCCTGTCGCGCTTTGAATTTAAAAGCAATGGCCCATCGGGGGTGGTGAGAAGTCATGCCCAGTTGTTCCTGCAAATGAATGTCGTTTACTTTTACCACCATACCGTCGATCTCATAAGGGAGATCATCACGTTTGGCTTCAAAAGCAAGGCAATAATCGATGACGGCCTTTATGCCCTTTACCACTTTCTTTTCTTTTTCGGGCGACCGGAAACCCAGCTCCCACAACAATTGCAGTGATCCGCTGTGTGTGGACAGCATTTTATCGGATGCATCGTTTTCCTTGGTGTAATAACTGATATGATAGAGAAAGGCATCGAGTTTACGATCGGCTACATCTTTCGGGTCTTTCATGCGCAGGCTGCCCGAAGCGGCATTACGCGGATTGGCAAGCGGCGCCAATCCTTCTGCGGACAACATTTCATTATACTGCTCAAATGCTTTTTTGAACATGATGATCTCGCCACGGATCTCTATCTGTTGTATGCCATAATGTGAAAAAGGAGCAGATAAAGGAACTGAGCGGATCTGCCGGATATTGGTAGTGATCTCTTCTCCCTCCACGCCATCGCCCCGGGTGGTACCACGCACCAGTATATCATTTTCATAGATCAAAGAAATACTGGCGCCGTCGAACTTGGGTTCAATACAGTATTCTATAAGGTCGGTTCCTGCACCCTCCCGCACTTTCCTGTCAAAGTCTAAAAGATCATCAGCGTTGTAACTGTTATCGAGGCTCAGCATCGGAACCAGGTGTTGTACGGTATTGAATTGCTGGTTGAGACTGCTGCCTACCCGCCGGGTGGGAGAATCGGCACTGACCAGTTCCGGGTGTTTCGCCTCGAAGGCTTCCAACAGTTTGAACAGGGCATCGTATTCGAAATCGGCAACCAACGGATCGTTGAGTACATAATAACGGTATTCATGAAAACGCAATACCTCCTTAAGGTGATTAAGGTCTTTTATACCCAGCTGTATGCCGGTTTTCGCCAATCCTAATAAATAGGTTCCCTGCTGTTGCATTTCCCTGGTTTGCTCGGCACTGTACATAGGTAAAAATTCAGTGCTAAAGTTACAGGCTTCCACCCTCACATGAAAAACCACTGGTCATTTTGCATTTTTTTTCGTGAACTTTGCGTTTTCTATGTAAGACCACTGAGCTTCCGGAAGCCTTATACAAGGTGTTCCATACGAGTCAAACGACAGCCGCCCGAGGCGGTGCTTTAAAAAAAATATGGATGAAAAAGAAGATTGCTCCTATTGTACATGAACCACACCTGGTAAAAGATGCCGTTAAGCTGGTGAAGTCTTACCCCACAGTACCCCTTACGATCGACTGTGTGATATTCGGATTTGAAGAGAACGAATTGAAGGTACTGTTGATCAAGAGTGACCTGGAAGTATACAAGGATAAATATTCCCTGCTGGGCGATATTGTAAAGGACAACGAAGAACTCGACGATGCGGCCTACCGGGTATTGAAAGAGCGTACCGGCATGAACGATGTATTCCTTGACCAGGTAAAAGCTTTCGGGCATCCCCACCGCCATCCGGGCGGCAGGGTTATTACAGTGGCCTATTGTTCGCTACTCAATATCAATCACCACGAACTTAAGATACACGACAACGAACTGAATTGGCACAGCATTTCTGCGCTGGAAAGCATGGCGTTCGACCACAAGGAAATTGTAGATGCGTGCTACCAGTGGCTGCAAAAGAGGATACAGGAACACCCGCTCGGCTTCAACTTATTGCCCGAAAAATTTTCACTCCGCGAACTGCAAAATTTGTACGAAGCCATACTGGGCGTGCGTCTCGACCGGCGTAACTTCCGCAAAAAATTCGCTTCGATGGACCTGCTCATCGATATCGACGAAATGGAACAGGACGTTCCGCATCGCCCGGGAAAACTCTACAAATTCAATTTCGAAAAGTACGAGAAACGCAAGCGTACCTGGATAGGTATTGATTTCTAATCCCCGTCACTTAAATCGGTATTAAAAATTATTCCCGGCCAAAAAAAATATTTGGTTGTTTGGAAAAATTCCTACTTTGTGCACTCAATTAAATGTGTAAAATTTACACATTAATTAAAACCACGTTTGCCGGCACATATGAGATTCGTTTGCTTCATAGGACTACTGCTTATCATTGGACTACCCTCCAAAGCGCAACTATTACGAAGCAATCCTATTTTCATTACCGATACCAGTTCCTCCATCGACATCACCTGTGATGCTACCCGCGGCAAACAGGGTTTACTTAATTATACTCCTGTTTCAGACGTATATGTACACATTGGCTGCATCACTACAGCCAGCAGCAGTTCATCTGATTGGAAGTACAGCAAATTCACCTGGGGTACTACCACTCCCGCAGCACAGTGTGTATCACTGGGCAATAACCAGTGGAAGTATTCCATCACCGGCGGCCTCCGTTCTTTTTTTGGCATCACCAACAGCGGCGAAAAGATCCTCCGCATAGCCATCCTCTTCCGCAATGGTAGTGGCAGCCAGGTTTTGCGCAATGCCGATGGAAGTGATATGTACCTGCCCGTAACCGATACTTCTTTGCAAGTGAGGATCATGCAGCCTTTCTCTCAGCCTACTTACACGCGCCAGCCGGAACCGCTCACAAAGAATGTGGGAGATACACTGTCCATCACCGCCAATGCTAACCAGGCTGCTAGTCTGAAACTGTATTGGAATGGGTCTGTAATTGCCACTCAAAACAATGCGGTTACTATTGCTGCCAATACCCCTATCATTTCTTCCGGTATGCAAACGATTGTGTCGGAAGTAACCAACAGCAATACTACCAGCAGGGATACTTTCAGTTTTTATGTGGCAACACCTGTAACAGTAGCGGCTTTACCTGCGGGCGTGAAGGATGGCATCAACTATGAGCCTGGTGATACCTCTCTTACATTGGTTTTGTTTGCACCACTCAAGAACAGTGTCAGCGTAGTAGGTGATTTCAACAATTGGACACAGGGTGGTAATTACCAAATGAATCGCACACCCGATGGAAACCGTTTCTGGCTGCGCATCACAGGCCTCACACCGAAAGTAGAATATGCTTACCAATACATCATCGATGGTACGCTCAAAGTAGCGGATTATAATACGGAAAAAATACTCGACCCTGTCAACGATCCTGGCATTCCTGCTGCAACTTATCCATCGCTCAAATCGTATCCTACAGGAAAAACAACTGGTATCGTAAGTATTATGCAGACTGGTAAACCCCAGTATAACTGGCAAATACCTGCGTTTACCAAACCCAATAAACAGAACCTGGTCATTTATGAATTGCTGGTTCGTGACTTCATTGCTGCGCAGAACTGGCAAACATTGAAAGATACCCTCAGCTACATCAAAAGGCTGGGTGTGAATGCCATTGAGCTGATGCCTTTCTCTGAATTTGAAGGCAACAGCAGTTGGGGTTATAATCCTATTTTTTATTTCGCACCCGATAAAGCTTACGGCACCGAAACAGCATTGAAACAATTCATCGACGAATGCCACAAGCAGGGTATGGCCGTGATCATGGACCTGGTGATGAATCATTCCTTCGGTCAATCGCCCATGGTGCAGATGTACTGGGATGCACAGAACAATCGGCCGGCTGCCAACAGTCCCTGGTTCAATCCGGTGGCTACCCATCCTTATAGCGTAGGCTACGATTTCAATCACGCATCACAAGCTACCAAAGACTTTGTTGATCGTGTAACGGCGCATTGGATGTTGAACTATAAAATAGACGGCTTCCGGTGGGACCTGTCCAAAGGTTTTACACAAACAAACAACCCCAATGATGTAGCTGCATGGAGCGCTTATGATTCCAGCAGGATCGCTATCTGGAAAAGGATCTACGATCAGATGCAGGCTACTGTGCCTGGTAGTTATTGCATACTGGAACATTTTGCTGCCAACCAGGAAGAAATAGAATTGTCTAATTACGGTATGCTGCTTTGGGGTAATGCCAATTACAATTTCAACCAGGCCACCATGGGCTATGCTACCGACTGGAATTTTCAATGGGGCATTTACCAGAACCGTAGCTGGAGCAAGCCCAACCTGGTTACGTACATGGAAAGTCACGATGAGGAAAGGCTGATGTACAAGAACCTCAACTATGGCAATGCTGCAGGCGCTTACAGCGTAAAAGACCTGAATACTGCGTTGAAGCGGAATGAAATGGCTGCTGCATTCTGGGCCATGATACCGGGCCCCAAATTGTTGTGGCAGTTTGGAGAACTGGGTTATGATTTCAGCATCAACCAATGCCAGAATGCTACCATTGATAATAGTTGCCGCACAGCTCCCAAGCCTATTCACTGGGAGTATGCAACCAACAGCAATCGTCTTTCTTTATACAATGTGTACGCACAACTGATCAAACTGCGCTTGCTGCCTGCCTATACCACCACATTCACTACCGGCAACCTGAGCTACGATTTGTCGGGAGCGTTCAAATGGTTACAACTCAATTCAGATTCTTTGAAAGTAATGGTGTTGGGCAACTTTGATGTGAATGCTGCTACGGCTTCCATCAGTTTTCCTAGTGCGGGTACCTGGTATAATTATCTCACAGATGCTACGTACACTGCACCTGCTGCAGCGCAAAGCATTACCCTGCAACCCGGCGAATATTATGTGTTCACCAATAAGAATTTCAGGAATGTAGTAGTAACTACCATCAATGAGCCTGGTACGCCTGTCGCTAATAATCACCTGGCCATACTGCCCAACCCGGTAAACACCAATGGTATTATCGAATATGAAATACCTGCAAGTGGTAAGCTCATGCTCGATGTATGGGATCTGTCGGGTAAACGGATGGCGATACTGGAAGACGTGTATAAGACCAAAGGTTTTTACCGGGTGCCTTTCAATCGTAATGGTTTGCATACAGGTAGTCTGGCTGCCGGAACATACTTACTCCGGATGCTCATCAACGGAAAGCAACAAACAATCCCCTTTATAATGAACAATTAAACAATCCCTTCATTTGCCAAAACTGAAAAAACAAAGTATATGAATGTAAAACGTTTGCTTCTATTAATGATCTTACCTGCGTTGTTGTTGCAGTTGTCTGCACAGGCGCAGCAAAGAACTGTTACGGGAAAAGTGACAGATTCAAGGAACGGCACGGCTTTGCAAAGCGTGTCGGTGACGGTGAAAGGATCTTCCGTTGGTACGCAAACAGCCGCCGATGGTAGTTTCAGCTTAAAAGTCCCATCTGGTGCTACCACACTGATGATCTCCAGCATAGGATATGCCAACAGGGAGGTGAAAATAAGCGATGGCCTGGTGAATGTTGCGCTGGATCCCATCGATAAAGCATTGGGTGATGTGATCGTGATCGCTTATGGTACGCGCAAGAAAAGCGATCTCACCTCTTCTGTGACTGCGATCTCGGCCAAAGATTTCCAGAAAGGAAGCATCGCGTCTTCCGAGCAGTTGTTACAGGGTAAGGTAGCCGGTTTGGAAATCACTTCCGGCGGTGGCGCTGCGGGCGGTGGTAGCCGTATCCGTATTCGCGGAGGCGCTTCTCTCAACGCCAGCAACGACCCGTTGATCGTGATCGATGGTATTGCCGTGGATGGCAATGGTGTTGCGGGTTCTGCCAACCTGCTGAATACCATCAACCCCAATGATATCGAATCGATCAGCGTATTGAAAGACGCTTCGGCTACTGCGCTGTATGGTTCAAGGGCATCGAATGGGGTACTGATCATCACTACCAAGAAAGGTGCCAAAGGGAAAGTGCGTTATAATTTCAATACCCAGGTTTCTTCCGGGTCAGTGGCTAAAACAGTTGGTGTGCTGAGTGGTGATGAAGTGAGAAGCATCATCAATGCAGATGCTACGGCCAGTGGAGATAATACGTATAAAAAATTGTTGGGCACGGCAAATACCGACTGGCAGAAACAAATTTATAAGACTGCTATCGGCAACGATAACAATATCAGCGCCAGCGGCGGTATCGGAAATATGCCTTTCCGTCTTTCGCTCGGATACCTGAACCAGGATGGTATACTGAAAACAGATCATTTCGATCGTATGTCTTCTGCACTCAACCTCTCACCGAAATTCTTCGATAATCATTTATCGGTTGAAGTAGCAGTAAAAGCAAGCAGAACCACCAACCGATTTGCTGATCAGGGTGCCATTGGTTCAGCTGTTGCTTTCGATCCTACACAACCTGTATATGCGAACAATAAATATGGCGGCTATTACGAATGGCTGCAACCAGATGGCAAACCCATTGACCTGTCAACCCGTAACCCGTTGGCGCTGCTGAATCTGAGAGACAACCGCTCTACAGTGAACAGGCTGATCGGTAATGTACAGCTTGATTATAAACTGCATTTCTTCCCCGATCTGCATGTGTTGACCAACCTCGGAATCGATAACGCCAGTGGTAGCGGCAACGATAACACAGATTCTACTTCTGCTACCAATTACAAAACGGCAGGCCGTTATGTGCACTATGAACAAAAGAAAAAATACACACTGGCCGGTGTATCGTTATTGTATAATAAAGACATCAGGAGCATCGATAGTAAACTTGATGTGTTAGTGAGTCATGAATACCAGGATTTCGTTACAGAAGTGAGCAATTTTTCTTCTTATGGCCAGAATGGGGTGGTGATTCCCGGCAGCACACCCACATTTGCTACCGACAAACCTGAGTTCCGTATGGAATCTTATTTTGGACGATTCAACTATTCGCTTTCTGATAAATACTTCCTCTCTGCTTCAATCAGAAGAGATGCGAGCTCGAAATTCTCTACTACTAACAGGGTAGGTTATTTCCCTGCTGTATCAGTTGCCTGGAAAATAAATGAAGACTTTTTCAAAGGCAGCAGTGTTGTGAATGAATTGAAATTCCGTGCCAGCTTAGGTGTTACCGGTCAGCAAGACATTGGTAACTACTACGGATACCTGCCGAAATATTCCCAGAGCAGCAATACTGCACAATACCAATTCGGTAATACTTTCTATAGTTTCCTTCGTCCTTCTGCCTACGATCCGAACATCAAATGGGAAACCACTACCACTACCAACCTGGGTCTTGATTTCGTTTTCCTGCACAACAGGATCTCCGGATCAGTAGATGTGTACAGGAAAAAAACAAAAGACCTGTTGAGTGTGATCCCTGTAGCGCCTGGCTCCAACTTTGATATTGCCTTGCTTACCAACGTAGGTAATATTGAGAACAAGGGCGTGGAATTTGCAGTGAATACTGTTCCGGTAAAACAGAACGACCTGGAATGGGATTTAGGATTCAACTTCACTTACAACAAAACAGAGATCACCAACCTGTTGAAACAGCAGGACCCTAACTTCAAAGGCATTGATGTTGGTGGTATCAGCGGCGGTACCGGAAACAACATCGGAAAATTTGCAGTGGGTTATGCGCCTTTTGTATACAATGTGTACAAACAGATATACGACAGAACCACCGGTAAGCCCATTGAAAGCTTGTACGACGATTTGAACAGGGATGGCAGGATCGACGAATCTGACCGCTATTACTATAAAAAACCTTCAGCGGATGTATTGCTGGGCATCAACACCCAGGTGATATACAAGCGCATCAGCTTAGGGTTCGCTGCACACGGATCACTGGGTGGTTATCTCTATAACAACTTCAACTCCAATAACGGTGTTTTAAGAGCTATCAAGAATCCCATCAACTTCATTGGTAATGCTTCGCGCGACTACCTGTACACAGGATTCGTGAACAACCAATACCTGTCTGATTATTATATAGAGAATGCTTCTTTCCTGAGACTGGATAATATCAACTTCGGTTACAACGCCGGTAAAGTGTTCAACAAGCGTGCGCAGATGCGCATATCAGCGAGTGTTCAGAATGTGTTTGTAATTACCAAATACAAAGGACTGGATCCTGAAAACTCGAACAGCTCAGGCGTTGACAACAATATCTATCCACGCCCAAGGGTATTCTCATTGGGGTTAAACTTTGATTTCTGATTCTGAAAAATGATTAGTATGCAAAACAATATCATAAAGAATACGATTATAGCGGCTGTTGCAGTTTTATCTGTCACCGCCTGCTCTAAAAAACTGGACCTGTTTCCGCAGAACGACCTGACGCCCGAGAAGACTTATTCTAGTGCGGCTGGTTATAAAAGCGTACTGGCCAAAATATATGGTTCACTAGCTATTACAGGTAACAACGGTCCGTCAAATAATCCTGATATCGGAGGTGGCCTCGATGAAGGTTCACAGGTAGCATTCATCCGCGGTTTTTTCAATTGCGAAGAGTTGCCTACCGATGAAGCGGTGGTAGCATGGAACGACCAGACCATCCACGATTTTCACGACCTGAAATGGACCAGCGCTGATCCTTTTTTGAAAGGCATGTATGCAAGGCCTATTTACAATATCACGCTCATCAACGAATACCTGCGGGAATCGACAGACGATAAGCTGGCCTCCAGGGGTATCACAGGTAATGATGCAGCCGATGTCAAAAAATCAAGAGCAGAAGCCCGTTTCCTGAGAGCTTTCAATTATTGGGTGATGATGGACTTGTTTGGTAACTCTACTTTCATTACCGAAGCAGATGGTATTGGAAGTGGAGGTAGCTTGCCCAAACAAATTAAACGGACTGATCTGTTTGTTTATATCGAAAAGGAACTGAAAGCGATCGATGGAGACCTGGCCCCCGTTAAAACCATTGAATATGGAAGGGTGGACCAGGGGGCTGCATGGGCGTTGCTGGCACGCATGTACCTGAACGCAGGCGTATATACCGGAACGCCCCGGTACAGCGATGCGATCACCTATGCACAGAAAGTGATCAATGGGGGGTATACACTGAAATCAGGATACAGCAAACTGTTCATGGCCGATAATGATAAGCAAAAAGATGAATTCATCTTCGCTATCAATTGCGATGGATTACACACGCAGGCTTATGGTAATACTACCTTCTTTGTGCATGCGGCTGCTGGCGATGATTTTGCAGAATATGGTGTAGGAGGTGGATGGTATGGTTACCGCGCTACATCGTCGTTGGCCAACTTGTTTGCCGATAAGTCTGGTAATACAGATCAACGCGCACTCTTCACCACTTCCAAATTCGGTACATCCAATTCACAAATGGCGATCAGCGATGTGAGCAATTTCGCGAACGGAGTGCATGTGAAAAAATACGTGAACATTCGTTCAGATGGCGGTGCCGTATCTGATGTTACAAAAACATTCGCTGATGTTGACTTCCCTGTTTTCCGCCTGTCTGAAATGTACCTGATCTACGCCGAGTCGGTACTCCGTGGCGGTACAGGAGGAGATGCAGCTACTGCTTTAACTTATCTCAACAAAATAAGATTCAGGGCCTATGGCGATAGTTATGGTACCAACAATGTTGGACAACTGGCTGCAGGAGACCTGAACTTACAATTGATACTGGATGAGCGTGCAAGGGAACTGTATTGGGAAGGACATCGCAGAACAGACCTGATCCGGTACAACCTGCTGACCACGAATACATACCTGTGGCCATGGAAAGGAGGCGTGTCTTCCGGAACGGGTGTTGATTCGAAATACAACCTGTATCCGGTCCCGGCATCTAACAGGACTTCTAACAGTAACCTGGATCAGAACCCAGGGTATTAATTCTTAAACAGTCAACTTTTTGTCATGAAAAATATTTTTAAATACCTCTTCTTCTCATCCCTGCTCGCCATTACTGTTGCGTCGTGCAAAAAGGATGAAGCCAGGAATTATTTTGAAGGAGGCACGAATCCTGTGTTGACATCATCTGTGAGCAATACCATTGCACTGGACTATACCATGCGCGACCAGGAAGCGATCAAACTTTCGTGGACCAATCCCAATTATAAATTCACTTCAGGTATCGGATCGCAGGATGTTTCTTATTTGGTAGAGATCGATACCAGCGGCGCCAACTTCACCAATCCGGGTAAGCAAACGGTTGCTGTTAGCAAGAACCTCTCTTTGTCTATCGCACAGGGGCAGTTCAACGACTACCTCTTGAACCAGTTGCAATTGAAACCCGGCATGTCGCACAATCTTGAGATCAGGGTGAAATCTTATATGGCCAATAATGCTGCCATGCTGATTTCCAACGTGCTGAAATTCGCTGTAACACCGTACGCCATTCCTCCCAAAGTAACACCACCCTCCGGTGGCGTTTTGTACCTGGTAGGTGACGCCACGCCGGGCGGATGGAATAATCCTGTGCCCGTGCCCAGCCAGCAGTTTACACAGATAAGCCCTACTTTTTATGAGATCACAGTGGCACTCACCGGTGGCAAGCATTATCTGTTCCTGCCTAAGAATGGCGACTGGAGCCACAAGTATGCTGTGAAAGACAATACCATTGCCGGTTTGGGAGATAGTGGCGGTGATTTTGGGTATGACTTCAGTCAGGATATCCCTGCTCCCACTGCAAGCGGTACCTATAAAATACAGGCCGACTTCCAGCGTGGCAAATTCATCGTAACCAAACAATAAACGCAACGATTAAACAAAATGACTATGAAATATTTTGCAAAACTCAGTTTCCTCGCAGTGCTGTTGATTGGTTTCTTTACAGCCTGTGAGAAAAAGGTGGGCGATCTGCCGTATTACCAGCCGGGAACTGCGGTTACTTTAAGCAGTTCTTCCAGCACGGTTGCCGCTGCACCTGCCGATTCTTCAAA
Coding sequences within it:
- a CDS encoding RagB/SusD family nutrient uptake outer membrane protein, which gives rise to MQNNIIKNTIIAAVAVLSVTACSKKLDLFPQNDLTPEKTYSSAAGYKSVLAKIYGSLAITGNNGPSNNPDIGGGLDEGSQVAFIRGFFNCEELPTDEAVVAWNDQTIHDFHDLKWTSADPFLKGMYARPIYNITLINEYLRESTDDKLASRGITGNDAADVKKSRAEARFLRAFNYWVMMDLFGNSTFITEADGIGSGGSLPKQIKRTDLFVYIEKELKAIDGDLAPVKTIEYGRVDQGAAWALLARMYLNAGVYTGTPRYSDAITYAQKVINGGYTLKSGYSKLFMADNDKQKDEFIFAINCDGLHTQAYGNTTFFVHAAAGDDFAEYGVGGGWYGYRATSSLANLFADKSGNTDQRALFTTSKFGTSNSQMAISDVSNFANGVHVKKYVNIRSDGGAVSDVTKTFADVDFPVFRLSEMYLIYAESVLRGGTGGDAATALTYLNKIRFRAYGDSYGTNNVGQLAAGDLNLQLILDERARELYWEGHRRTDLIRYNLLTTNTYLWPWKGGVSSGTGVDSKYNLYPVPASNRTSNSNLDQNPGY
- a CDS encoding SusE domain-containing protein, coding for MKNIFKYLFFSSLLAITVASCKKDEARNYFEGGTNPVLTSSVSNTIALDYTMRDQEAIKLSWTNPNYKFTSGIGSQDVSYLVEIDTSGANFTNPGKQTVAVSKNLSLSIAQGQFNDYLLNQLQLKPGMSHNLEIRVKSYMANNAAMLISNVLKFAVTPYAIPPKVTPPSGGVLYLVGDATPGGWNNPVPVPSQQFTQISPTFYEITVALTGGKHYLFLPKNGDWSHKYAVKDNTIAGLGDSGGDFGYDFSQDIPAPTASGTYKIQADFQRGKFIVTKQ